A single region of the Accipiter gentilis chromosome 6, bAccGen1.1, whole genome shotgun sequence genome encodes:
- the D2HGDH gene encoding D-2-hydroxyglutarate dehydrogenase, mitochondrial isoform X1, translating into MGISSAVPRCSVWNRWTGLRWLTSFPRRILAQQRVTSAQGTLQRRKLSGVPTSVVSRPWGMRPRGRRALHAASASFQEVMLTSERYRVQRLPFALVSDSDVAFFERVMPGRVITNPEELKSFNVDWLKSVRGCSKLMLKPQTTAEVSQVLRYCYERNLAVNPQGGNTGLVGGSVPVFDEIILSTVLMNRIVSFDKVSGILVCQAGCILEKLNEYLEEQGFIMPLDLGAKGSCHIGGNVATNAGGLRLLRYGSLRGTVLGLEVVLADGSALDCLASLRKDNTGYDLKQLFIGSEGTLGVITAVSILCPQKPKAVNLAFLGCQSFAKVLETFTTCRAMLGEILSAYEFMDEKCMELVERHLKLSSPVTGSPFYVLIETSGSNSTHDEEKLNNFLEQTMTSGLVTDGTVATDDKKIKMLWSLRERITEALTHDGYVYKYDISLPVGKLYDLVTDMRARLGQSAKNVVGYGHLGDGNLHLNITAESYSRSLLDAIEPFVYEWTARYNGSISAEHGLGFKKKQFIKYSKPNEAVFLMQRFKALLDPKGILNPYKTLPFSS; encoded by the exons ATGGGGATTTCCTCTGCGGTCCCCCGCTGCTCTGTGTGGAATCGCTGGACTGGGCTAAGATGGCTGACGAGCTTCCCCAGGAGAATCTTGGCACAGCAGAGAGTGACTTCTGCCCAGGGGACGCTTCAGCGGAGGAAATTGTCAGGTGTGCCCACGAGTGTGGTTTCCAGGCCTTGGGGTATGAGGCCTCGGGGCAGGAGAGCACTCCACGCAGCCTCCGCCAGCTTCCAGGAGGTCATGCTGACTAGTGAGCGTTACAGAGTGCAGCGGCTGCCCTTCGCCCTTGTGTCTGACAGTGATGTGGCTTTCTTTGAGCGTGTAATGCCAGGCAGAGTCATCACAAATCCGGAGGAATTGAAATCATTTAATGTGGACTGGCTTAAATCAGTCCGAG GCTGTAGCAAGCTGATGCTGAAGCCGCAGACAACAGCAGAAGTATCTCAAGTTCTCAG atACTGCTATGAGAGGAACCTGGCAGTGAATCCACAGGGGGGTAACACAGGCCTTGTTGGGGGCAGCGTTCCTGTCTTTGATGAGATCATTCTCTCCACTGTTCTCATGAACCGGATTGTCAGCTTTGACAAGGTGTCTG GAATCCTTGTGTGCCAGGCTGGCTGCATCTTAGAGAAACTCAACGAGTACTTGGAGGAGCAGGGGTTTATCATGCCGCTTGACTTGGGAGCGAAAGGTAGCTGTCACATCGGTGGTAATGTGGCCACAAATGCTGGAGGCTTACGGCTCTTGAGATACGGGTCTCTCCGAGGGACAGTGCTAGGACTGGAAGTG GTGCTGGCTGATGGCTCAGCTCTGGACTGCTTGGCATCTCTGCGCAAAGATAACACTGGCTATGACTTGAAGCAGCTTTTCATTGGATCCGAGGGGACCTTGGGAGTTATCACTGCTGTCTCCATACTCTGTCCTCAGAAACCTAAGGCTGTGAATCTGGCATTCCTAG GGTGTCAGAGTTTCGCTAAGGTTCTGGAAACATTTACAACCTGCAGAGCCATGCTGGGAGAGATCCTGTCTGCCTATGAGTTCATGGATGAGAAGTGCATGGAATTGGTTGAGAGACATCTGAAGCTGTCCAGCCCAGTGACAG GCAGccctttttatgttttaattGAAACTTCAGGCTCCAACTCAACCCATGATGAAGAAAAATTGAACAACTTCCTAGAACAGACCATGACTTCTGGTTTGGTCACTGATGGAACTGTGGCAACGGATGataagaaaataaag ATGCTGTGGAGCCTGCGGGAGAGGATCACAGAGGCCCTCACTCATGATGGCTATGTCTACAAATATGACATCTCTCTCCCTGTGGGAAAGCTGTATGATCTTGTGACTGACATGAGGGCTCGGCTGGGCCAGAGTGCCAAAAATGTGGTGGGCTATGGCCACTTGG GAGACGGAAACTTGCACTTGAACATCACAGCGGAGTCCTATAGCCGTTCCCTGCTGGATGCCATTGAGCCATTTGTGTATGAGTGGACTGCAAGATATAATGGCAGTATCAGTGCAGAGCATGGACTGGGCTTCAAGAAAAAGCAGTTCATTAAGTACAGCAAACCCAATGAGGCAGTCTTTCTAATGCAGCGTTTCAAAGCCTTGTTAGACCCCAAAGGGATCCTCAATCCGTACAAGACACTGCCCTTCAGTTCCTGA
- the D2HGDH gene encoding D-2-hydroxyglutarate dehydrogenase, mitochondrial isoform X2, which yields MPLDLGAKGSCHIGGNVATNAGGLRLLRYGSLRGTVLGLEVVLADGSALDCLASLRKDNTGYDLKQLFIGSEGTLGVITAVSILCPQKPKAVNLAFLGCQSFAKVLETFTTCRAMLGEILSAYEFMDEKCMELVERHLKLSSPVTGSPFYVLIETSGSNSTHDEEKLNNFLEQTMTSGLVTDGTVATDDKKIKMLWSLRERITEALTHDGYVYKYDISLPVGKLYDLVTDMRARLGQSAKNVVGYGHLGDGNLHLNITAESYSRSLLDAIEPFVYEWTARYNGSISAEHGLGFKKKQFIKYSKPNEAVFLMQRFKALLDPKGILNPYKTLPFSS from the exons ATGCCGCTTGACTTGGGAGCGAAAGGTAGCTGTCACATCGGTGGTAATGTGGCCACAAATGCTGGAGGCTTACGGCTCTTGAGATACGGGTCTCTCCGAGGGACAGTGCTAGGACTGGAAGTG GTGCTGGCTGATGGCTCAGCTCTGGACTGCTTGGCATCTCTGCGCAAAGATAACACTGGCTATGACTTGAAGCAGCTTTTCATTGGATCCGAGGGGACCTTGGGAGTTATCACTGCTGTCTCCATACTCTGTCCTCAGAAACCTAAGGCTGTGAATCTGGCATTCCTAG GGTGTCAGAGTTTCGCTAAGGTTCTGGAAACATTTACAACCTGCAGAGCCATGCTGGGAGAGATCCTGTCTGCCTATGAGTTCATGGATGAGAAGTGCATGGAATTGGTTGAGAGACATCTGAAGCTGTCCAGCCCAGTGACAG GCAGccctttttatgttttaattGAAACTTCAGGCTCCAACTCAACCCATGATGAAGAAAAATTGAACAACTTCCTAGAACAGACCATGACTTCTGGTTTGGTCACTGATGGAACTGTGGCAACGGATGataagaaaataaag ATGCTGTGGAGCCTGCGGGAGAGGATCACAGAGGCCCTCACTCATGATGGCTATGTCTACAAATATGACATCTCTCTCCCTGTGGGAAAGCTGTATGATCTTGTGACTGACATGAGGGCTCGGCTGGGCCAGAGTGCCAAAAATGTGGTGGGCTATGGCCACTTGG GAGACGGAAACTTGCACTTGAACATCACAGCGGAGTCCTATAGCCGTTCCCTGCTGGATGCCATTGAGCCATTTGTGTATGAGTGGACTGCAAGATATAATGGCAGTATCAGTGCAGAGCATGGACTGGGCTTCAAGAAAAAGCAGTTCATTAAGTACAGCAAACCCAATGAGGCAGTCTTTCTAATGCAGCGTTTCAAAGCCTTGTTAGACCCCAAAGGGATCCTCAATCCGTACAAGACACTGCCCTTCAGTTCCTGA